One segment of Nostoc piscinale CENA21 DNA contains the following:
- a CDS encoding M48 family metallopeptidase, producing the protein MSFIKTPLIGLKADSFRHPLDLESTKALKQIPGIDLMVRNWLGPMAEQIFYVENIASSVLVSENQLPDLHKLLLEACKVLDIEPPQLYVRQHPAPNAYTFAMRGKQPFVVLHTSLIDILTPEEIQAVIAHELGHLKCDHSVYLTPVNLLVLAAAIVPNVGNFLAQAIQTQLLEWVRCAEFTCDRAALLATQNPKVVMSVLMKLAGGSPTLAPQLNLDAFVAQARAYDEISKTELGEMVKAARTAQLSHPVPVLRAREIDRWASSQEYQTLLQTHGLKNSGEVSAKGGWRNW; encoded by the coding sequence ATGTCATTCATCAAAACCCCGCTAATTGGTTTAAAAGCTGACTCCTTTCGTCATCCCTTAGACTTGGAATCGACCAAAGCTCTCAAACAAATACCTGGTATTGATTTGATGGTGCGAAATTGGCTGGGGCCGATGGCGGAGCAGATTTTTTATGTAGAAAACATTGCTTCTAGTGTTTTAGTCAGTGAAAATCAACTACCAGATTTACATAAATTATTATTAGAAGCTTGCAAAGTTTTAGATATTGAACCGCCGCAATTATACGTCCGGCAACATCCAGCACCCAACGCTTATACTTTTGCGATGCGGGGTAAACAGCCTTTTGTAGTGCTGCATACTTCTTTGATAGATATCCTCACCCCAGAAGAAATACAGGCGGTAATTGCCCATGAGTTAGGGCATCTCAAATGCGACCATAGTGTTTATTTAACGCCTGTAAATTTACTGGTATTAGCGGCGGCAATTGTGCCGAATGTCGGGAATTTTTTAGCTCAAGCCATCCAAACACAACTTTTAGAATGGGTACGTTGTGCTGAGTTTACCTGCGATCGCGCCGCTTTGCTAGCCACCCAAAACCCCAAAGTGGTTATGTCTGTCTTGATGAAACTGGCTGGTGGTTCACCCACACTGGCACCACAACTCAACCTCGATGCCTTTGTTGCCCAAGCCCGTGCTTATGATGAGATTAGTAAAACAGAATTGGGTGAAATGGTGAAAGCCGCCCGTACAGCCCAATTAAGTCATCCTGTACCAGTGCTACGCGCCAGAGAAATTGACCGTTGGGCGAGTAGTCAAGAATATCAAACTTTACTGCAAACTCATGGGTTGAAAAATTCTGGT
- the murA gene encoding UDP-N-acetylglucosamine 1-carboxyvinyltransferase yields MNPSTSLPDAKLAPQADSSVLQIFGGHRLHGHVKISGAKNSALVIMAGALLCSGDCHIRNVPLLADVEKMGQVLSALGVKVSRQGDILDINASNITTSKAPYELVTQLRASFFAIGSILARLGVAQMPLPGGCAIGARPVDLHVRGLQAMGAEVQIEHGICNAYVPNGGRLKGAKIYLDTPSVGATETLMMAATLADGETIIENAAREPEVADLANFCNAMGAKIHGAGSSVITIEGVPQLHSVDYSIIPDRIETGTFLVAGAITRSDILLSPVVPDHLIPVIAKLREIGVQIIEEAPDCLRILPAETLKATYIETLPHPGFPTDMQAPFMALLTLAEGDSIINESVFENRLRHASELNRLGADIRVKGNTAFVRGVPNLSGAPVIGTDLRASAALVLAGLAADGQTTFQGLHHLDRGYDRLDIKLQQLGAKIKRVNEVSTPGVTSNGSTPPVTIAN; encoded by the coding sequence CTCAAGCAGACTCCTCAGTCTTGCAAATTTTCGGTGGGCATCGTTTGCACGGTCATGTCAAAATTAGCGGGGCAAAAAATTCAGCACTGGTAATCATGGCTGGAGCATTGCTCTGTTCTGGAGATTGTCACATCCGCAATGTTCCCTTGTTGGCGGATGTCGAAAAAATGGGACAAGTTTTATCAGCTTTAGGTGTAAAAGTCTCACGCCAAGGCGATATTTTAGACATTAACGCCAGTAATATCACCACATCTAAAGCTCCCTACGAACTCGTAACTCAGCTACGAGCCAGTTTTTTTGCCATTGGTTCCATTCTGGCTAGGCTAGGGGTGGCACAAATGCCCTTACCTGGTGGTTGTGCAATTGGCGCTCGACCAGTTGACTTGCACGTCCGGGGACTGCAAGCAATGGGAGCCGAAGTGCAGATTGAACATGGCATTTGTAATGCCTATGTTCCCAATGGTGGCAGATTAAAAGGAGCCAAGATTTACCTCGACACTCCCAGCGTAGGCGCAACCGAAACATTGATGATGGCTGCTACTCTGGCTGATGGCGAAACTATCATCGAAAATGCGGCGCGTGAGCCAGAAGTTGCTGATTTGGCGAATTTCTGTAACGCAATGGGAGCCAAAATTCACGGTGCTGGTAGTAGTGTGATCACCATTGAAGGTGTTCCGCAATTGCATTCTGTTGACTACAGCATTATCCCCGATCGCATTGAAACTGGAACTTTTTTGGTAGCTGGTGCAATTACACGTTCGGATATCTTATTATCCCCAGTTGTCCCCGACCATTTAATTCCCGTAATTGCCAAACTCCGGGAAATTGGCGTGCAGATTATTGAAGAAGCCCCAGACTGCTTGCGAATACTACCTGCGGAAACTCTCAAGGCGACATATATTGAAACCTTGCCCCATCCTGGTTTCCCCACAGATATGCAAGCACCGTTCATGGCGTTGCTCACCTTAGCAGAAGGTGACAGCATCATTAACGAGTCTGTCTTTGAAAATCGCTTGCGCCATGCTTCCGAGTTAAACCGCTTGGGTGCAGATATTCGCGTTAAAGGTAACACAGCTTTTGTGCGCGGAGTCCCCAACTTATCGGGTGCGCCTGTCATTGGTACAGACTTGCGAGCATCAGCCGCCCTCGTCTTAGCTGGCTTGGCTGCTGATGGACAAACAACTTTCCAAGGTTTGCATCACCTCGATCGCGGTTACGATCGTCTTGATATCAAGTTGCAGCAATTGGGAGCTAAAATCAAGCGCGTCAACGAAGTCTCAACGCCAGGAGTGACTTCTAATGGCAGCACTCCCCCAGTCACAATTGCTAATTAG